A genomic region of Nymphaea colorata isolate Beijing-Zhang1983 chromosome 2, ASM883128v2, whole genome shotgun sequence contains the following coding sequences:
- the LOC126409801 gene encoding uncharacterized protein LOC126409801, producing the protein MADSSSSSVNTTLPDVVSARTDHVPVQVTTIQLTKENYSRWSAAITMGIAGRGRIAYVNGRKVEPAADSLAWDTWFLEDNQVKTWIVNSVSPDIQPLILRKKTARDMWIILEQMYGQKKRKVRVYQLMKDVYSLRQGALSVADFYAALKSKWEDLDYHSDIPWRCPHDQMQYMTDKWENRVFLFLSGLNDDFENIRGQILNSDESFSIEDVYSRVEAEEQRRLLSSGRKGEEQSAYVSRAPVGTPRSSRKCTHCKKLGHTRDFCWDLYPEKKDSRGRSSSGKKPVSSATSLSDGKGSISAEQIRELRAYLSKIDVGQADTPDEVKINQALAVSGGEGLGDREEDWDWFGV; encoded by the exons atggctgactcgtcttcttcttcagtcaacactactctgcctgatgttgtgtctgcgcggactgatcatgtaccggttcaggttaccaccattcaacttaccaaggagaactattcccgatggtctgctgcgattaccatggggattgctgggcgaggacgcattgcctatgtgaatgggagaaaggttgaacctgctgcagatagtctggcttgggatacatggtttcttgaagacaaccaggtcaaaacctggattgtcaattcagtgtccccggatatccaacccctcattcttcgtaagaagactgcaagggatatgtggattattttggagcagatgtatggccaaaagaaaaggaaagttcgtgtgtatcaacttatgaaggatgtgtattccctgcgacaaggtgctctctcggttgcagacttttatgcagcattaaaatctaagtgggaggaccttgactatcactctgatattccatggaggtgtcctcacgaccagatgcagtacatgactgataaatgggaaaacagggtattccttttcttatccggactgaatgatgactttgaaaatataaggggtcagattcttaactctgacgaatcatttagtattgaagatgtctattcccgtgttgaagctgaagaacagagaaggctgctctctagtggacgaaagggggaagaacagtctgcctatgttagccgtgcccctgttggaactcctcgttcttcccgaaaatgtactcattgcaaaaaacttggtcatactagggatttttgttgggacctgtatccagagaagaaggatagtagggggaggtcttcgagtggaaagaagcctgtatcgtctgcaacaagtctgagtgatgggaaaggttctatttctgcagagcagattcgtgagctacgagcatatttgagcaagattgatgttggtcaggcagatacaccagatgaggtgaagatcaatcaggcattggctgtttcagggggagaag gacttggtgacagggaagaggattgggattggtttggtgtctga